From Erigeron canadensis isolate Cc75 chromosome 5, C_canadensis_v1, whole genome shotgun sequence:
ttttttttacaacaaaagtttttaactttctatttttaccacaaatttcattttctttagaTTTAGCCCTTTAGTTACAACTTTATGTCAcaacttttggatttctaaattTGATCACTAACTTTaacacaactttttttttcaactttttaccCATTCAATTTTCTAATACATTATGtactaattttaatttttcattatgtcaacaccaccaccacaattcCATTAGGTTACATCAATGTACGTTTATCATTAGGTATGTATCACCACCCTTATATATGATATACGATTTATGCATTGTTATTTTTCTCGGGACAATGCCTGAGATTAAAATACTAATTAGCTATATAAAAGTTAACCATCATGTGTTGAATATTTTTATATCTGTACTCCTTTTAATTCGacaaaacaaatttcaagatATGCATAGAATTTTCTACAAGTCGTGTTTGGATTTTGGACCACGGACGAAACTTATTAgaaaataagggtattttggaaaatgattgatatatTGACTTAGAAAAATTGAAAGGTTGAGGGGCTCCTATcgaatactatattataaaggaagactcttttttttgaaattctcaaaagatgaattgaagtatatatattgttcctcttttttattcactaatttaaacatctctacctaatatacctataatacctttaaatctcaacttttcatttttctctctcttctcaaatctcaatcactcatttttttctctcccctccataaattattttattcttctaatttattcaagatcttttatctcaaaaaccgtatatcgataaactataaaaattgtattggtgttcttaaaatttcgtgctctttcattagagatgtcattcgatataccttcgacgaattttcaaattcgagggcgtacgactaaggcatttaactatcacactctatgccttatcacctcctattacctaccacctcaccatctcaccgctgcaacgagCGACCACTATCTCCCATACTAATTAAAAGAAGTGTGCAGCATGCGTGTAGACCGTAGGATTAAGGGGCCACTTGGAGAGCGCCAGCTCTCTGATCTAATAAATGTCGTACAGTTGACGGACTTCATGTGAGCCTTTGTCCAAGTCAACGAGAATACTTGCTagctttttcattttttctttttgtaaaattattttgaatACATTTTAACAAATCAACAATGAATGTATTGCATTTACAATCCTGACTTTTTCGGGGGCTTCGATCCGTATCTGGCCAACTCCTCGAACTGCTAGGTGCGTGCGACGTATTCATTGACGGGCAAATTAAGCGAACTCTCAATTTGATCTCGAATTGCTAGGTGCGACATATTCATGGACTGACAAATTAAGTAAACTCTCAATTTGATCGGGAGATTCCTTCTTATCATATATGTGTTGATTGACTTTCTTAGATTTATTTAAACTTATGATTTTAATCCatcttatttttaaattaaataaaagctgattatatataattgtcGACTAACTTTCACGATATATATGACAACTATTCATTCATAGCAAACGTACATACTCATACATGATtggtaaaaaataataattttcgAAAACAAACTTAAGAAAGTTTAAGTATGGAAATGTACAAGATTCTAGCTTTTGCCAGTAAGCTAATCACTTAACTTAATTGATAAATCAATTTAAGGTTGTAATATAACGAGCGGTTATTCTTTAGGTAAATTAGGTGTGTTTCGATGTCTACGTACACATGCCCTAACTTTATAAGTTGCTTGGTCAACATAGAATTGCTTACCCACCCCACTACCCATGTATATGTAACCAAGTTTCCTAACTCTTTTCTCAAGAAAGATAACAACATTTTGACCATTTCAACGAAAGAATTagatatatgatataaatataaattgagGTTTTCATGTTGATATATACACATGAAAAAATAACCATTAATTCTACTATCATCTAGGGATGTGTAAATGGTTCGAACCGCGAAAACCCGGCCCGCCCCACAAGTACATAAAAAAcggaaccgtgacccggcccgtgataGTTTGGTTCGAGTCGGGTTCGGGCGGGCGTgagcgggtcacgggtttccttcaccttttttcggtttttggcttGACCCGGCCCGGCCCGACCAGTGCAACCCATGACCCGaaaatgcaacaaaagcttGACCCATGACCCGAACCGTTAGCCCTTTGGGCGGGTTGGTTCGGGCTGGTTCCAGGTCGGTTCCGgttcgggtcacgggtttcaatttttttctctcattaCGCATGACAACATCATATCATCTATCTGTTTTTCttaaacatacataaaaaacaaataataaattgtAAGTTCGAAAAGTAAGAAAATTGTATCTGATATATGTATCCATTCGTTGGTGTTGAGACAATAGATGTCTTTATGAACATTTTTTTTAGCTGGTAATTAACTAGACTGAgtagctttttttttctttttgaaagttTACTATTATTTACAAAGCCATTACCCACCAATTAGTGGTAAGACCAAAAACATAAACACAATTACTTCAAAACAAAATTACACCAATTAAAAAACCAAGCGTTCTAATATCATTGAAAATCTTATCAAAATTAATAGTTACATTGAAAAACCTTAAGTCGTTGAGAGCTATCCATATACACTAACAAGTGATAAAAACAATATCTTTTGTCACTCCTTTCTCCTTAAAACTAGAGTGAGTAGTTAATAGAAACTAGAAAGCATGTCTCCCAATATGTAACCTGACCAACTCCTAATCTCTTTTCCCCCTATATTGGTAAGAAAATTATtacttgtattaattaattaaagtggTAACTACTACAAAAAGGAAAGTATGCAACCGTCTGGCGTCATAATTAAGAAGATTTATCAAATGTAAGAATCTTGTCAACATCATGCTTAAATATAGCTTTTGATGACATGGAGTAACTTTTACTGAGATTACAAGTAATTTTTTTCACACCGGTTATAGATCTGGACCATTTGCTTTTGGACTTTTGGTTGATTAGTCCAAACCTccaaagtcaaagtcaataaAAATACAAGATATGATATGTAGGGAGTTCACATTTCACACAAGCAATAATAGAGCTGATCGAGCATCCAAGTTGCCAGCTTGAGTGATAAGAAAATTGATGGCATTGCCTTGTACGAATGCAACGGATAAGATGGTAAATGAAGGTATGGTAGAGTATAATTCATGGCTTCAAGGCCTCTAACTTTAACATTTTATGGACGTCGTTATCCACTATCGAGCATTATGTTAAAGCGtaatttcttatttaaaattaaCATTTCACCTATTTAGAGCCTTAACTAAAATTTATATAGATCAGAGTTTTAATGTACGTTGTCTTCacgtataaatataaaacttggagaatgttttttttaattttatgtaatCAATTAAAGTTTAAATCgcaacaaatttttttaatattgttttatatattataaatctgacattttgaaaataaatagtctcggttttgaattaaaaattggAATCCACAAATGAGATAAATAGTAGTGTAAGTGATTGTAGATAATCCTccgtatatatatctataccatattataaagcaaaaagtctttgtctaaatttaagtttcaacatttacttttttaaaataccccctatatattatatatttacctaaaataagtatattatattttccCCCTCCTCAAATGTtaaccaataattttttttctctcttttccataaatcatttattccgtcaattcattcaaaatcttttatctcaaaaaccgtacatcgataaatcataaaaattatataggtgttcttaaaatttcatgctctttcattagagatgtcattcgattactttcgacgaatttttaaatctaagggcggagcccgtacggctaaggcatttggttattacactctatgacctatcacattttatgacctatcatcccaccatctcaccgccacaacgcacgggtacttggTCTCGTTTCATTGAAAGGAAGTGGTAATATAAACTTAGGATTTGTTCACGTGAAACTTTTTACAACTATACGAATTAACATGGAATGTTCTGGCCGGTATTGGTTAcaaatttgattaaaataaaaggaaaagaataCACAAAAGTAATACATCGAAACAGAGTAGATACAAGCAAAAGGGTATATGTAGTTGCCCGGCCCTTTTTGAATCTCTACGAGATTCTTAAAGTGATCACACGTAGTACAAAAGATCACAATGTAATAAGTATGTGAAATTGATCCCATGATATATTAATTACCTTTTGCATTACAACAATATAATACAACTATCCATCTTGCAAGTCAAACAGGAACAGTTCGGTTAGCTGTGTTCGAGCTAGTAGACTCCATTTCCTCCTCGTTCTCACCAGACATTTCTTCCAGTGATTTGCCGTTAGGTTCCGGTACCAAAAACGTAAACAACATGCCCAAGAAATTTACACAACCAAGAACAATGAGAGAATATCTTATCCCGATACCTGTAGGGTACCCGGCGTCCGTTTTCTTGGGGTCCGTACTCTGAGAAGCGTAAAGGAAACCGTAGGCACCAACTATGGCCCCGGCTTTTCCGGCAGCTGCGGAGATACCATGGCAAGTGGACCGCAGCCTGGCCGGAAAGATTTCAGCCGGGACCACAAAGGTTGTGGCGTTGGGCCCAAAATTTGCGAAAAAGAAGGTCAAGGAGTACATGATGATGAATCCAAAACGGTTTTCGTGTAAGGTCCAATGATGGTAAGGAATGGCTAGAGCGAACATGAAGACCGTCATGAAGAAGAATCCCATGAGTTGGATTGCGAAACGCCCAATAATATCAATGAAAAAGACGGTGAACCAGTATCCTGGAACTGTACTGCAGAGTGCGATTAGTGTTTGAGCTTTAGCCACTTTGAATACCTCGCCGGTAGCACTCATTTTGGCCGCGGCAGGGATCCACCCGATGGCGGTGAATACATCTTTTTGGAAGAGGTTTTGTGAGTAGAAAGCAATGTCGAGTAAAAACCAAGTGGAAGTGGTTCCGAGAAGATGGAGGCCATGTCGATGTAGGAATTGCTTTGAAAACAATCCAAATGAATTGCTAGTATCCTGGGAAATTTTCTCAACCTTTTGCTCATCCGCTTCAATCTCTACTTGCAAAACTCGAGCCATGTCTGCTGCGGCTTGTTTTGCGTTTTTAGCCACCAGAGCGGTGTACCTGGCGGTCTCAGGCATCTTCATACGCCAATAGTATGTCATGGCAGCCGGGATGGCACcaaacattaaaataatacGCCAGATATAGTCCGCTTGTGGGACTGTGGACCCTATCGGGTCCGTTGCATAGGATGGAGCGTTAAACGCGTGGTCAAAAGAGGCTGACACG
This genomic window contains:
- the LOC122599244 gene encoding inorganic phosphate transporter 1-4-like — translated: MAREQLQVLSALDSAKTQLYHFTAIIIAGMGFFTDAYDLFAISLVTKLLGRIYYHKDGAPKPGTLPPGVASSVTGVALVGTLCGQLFFGWLGDKMGRKRVYGMTLAMMVICSLASGLSFGNEAKGVMATLCFFRFWLGFGIGGDYPLSATIMSEYANKKTRGAFIAAVFAMQGFGILASGVVALIVSASFDHAFNAPSYATDPIGSTVPQADYIWRIILMFGAIPAAMTYYWRMKMPETARYTALVAKNAKQAAADMARVLQVEIEADEQKVEKISQDTSNSFGLFSKQFLHRHGLHLLGTTSTWFLLDIAFYSQNLFQKDVFTAIGWIPAAAKMSATGEVFKVAKAQTLIALCSTVPGYWFTVFFIDIIGRFAIQLMGFFFMTVFMFALAIPYHHWTLHENRFGFIIMYSLTFFFANFGPNATTFVVPAEIFPARLRSTCHGISAAAGKAGAIVGAYGFLYASQSTDPKKTDAGYPTGIGIRYSLIVLGCVNFLGMLFTFLVPEPNGKSLEEMSGENEEEMESTSSNTANRTVPV